TTCGGCTGTAACTGGTTGTGGGAGTCGCCGCGACAGTCCGGCGACTTCCACCACACAGAGGTCCAGTCGAACGTGTACTCGACGGAATCGTCCCGTAGAAGCCGCCGCGGTTCTGTCCGAGCTGGACGAGCCGCTGTCAGACCTCGTCGGGCGGTGCGTCGATCTCGATCGCGTGGGTGACCCGGCTCGCAGGCTCCTGGACGAACTCGTCGCCCGGCAGCGAGCCGACGACCTCCCGCGGGGTCGTCACCCACCGACGGTGCCACGGCCGGACGCGGGTGTGGTACACCGCGGTCATCGAGAGGGCAGCGATGATCCACCACCGCGGTCGGCGCGGCCCGACGGCCGACTCCCGGTCCGATTCGCCGTCCGCGTCGTCCGCCGACCCGTCTCGATCACGACGACGGTGTAGCGCGTGTATGAGCGGTCCGAGCACAGCCGACCGGTCTACGACAGCGAACCGTACAGAGGAGCGGGTCCCTCGAGTCCTCGTCAGCCCGATGAGTGCGCACGAGACACGGGCGTCGCCCATCCGCTCGGCGATCGTCGCCGTCTGTCCCTCGCTCGTCCCGTAGCAGAGCAGGACCCGCGCCATCAGCGGCCACCCCGCGGGGCAGGCTGCGGACCGTCGTAGGGGAGTTTGTCGCGCACGGCTATCAAGGGACGCCCGTCGAGGAGGGATGAGAATCTCGTCGAGGAGGGATGAGAATCCCGTCGAGGAGAGATGATGGTCGGCGAAGCCCCGCGTCAGACCGTCCGCCGATCGCCGAGCGGCGGCGCACTGGCGTCGAACCCGTCCGCCCGGAGTTCCGCCGCGAACGCCTCGCAGCGGTCGCCGTGATTGACGAGGATGGAGGCGTCCGCGTAGGACTCGAGGAACGCGCGGACCCCCTCGCGATCCGCGTGTGCGGAGAAGTCGTACTGTTCGACCTGGGCGCTGACCCGCATCGCCCGTCCGTCGATCACCGCGCTGCCGCTCTCGTACAGTTCGTGGCCGGGCGTCCCCTCGACCTGGTAGCCCGTCATGGCGATCTTGTTCGTCGGGTGCGTGCGAATCGCCGGCACGTACGTCATCGCGGGGCCGCCGTGGAGCATCCCGCTGGTGGTGACGATTACCGTGTTCTGTTCGGCGATTCGCTCCCGTTGCCCGTCGCGGCCGTCGACGAACCGGGCGTTGCCCTTCGCTCGGCGGAGGAGGTCGGGATCGCGCAGGAACTCGCGGTTTCGATCGCGAAGGAACAGGTCCGTAACGCGCTTGCCCATTCCGTCGACGTAGCACTCGAGGTCGTGCTCCTCGCAGATGCAGAGCACCTCCTGGGTACGACCGATGGCGAACGCGGGGACGACGACGGTGCCGCCCTCCCAGAGGGTCGTCTCGAGGCTGTCGACGAACGACGCTTCGATCTCGGCTCGCGGCGGCCGGGTGGTGTCGGAGTAGGTGCTCTCGCAGATCACGGCGTCGGCGTCGGGGCGAGCCGTCGTTCCGGAGAGCAGCTGCTGGTTCTCCGCGTGGAAGTCGCCGGTGTAGAGCAGTCGCGTCTCCCCATCGCTGACGAGGACGTGCGCGCTGCCGGGAACGTGGCCGGCGTCGAAGAAGGTGATCTCGTATCCCGCGGCGCGGAAGGGCTCGCGGTAGCCGTGGGTCTCCGAAACCTGGGTGACGCGAGCCACTTCGGCCTCGGTGAACGGGCAGTCGTACGTTCCCCCGTGAAGCTCGATGGTATCTCGTGCGAGCACCATCGTGAGGTCGTAGGTCGGCGGCGTCCAGTGAATCGTCGGGCGGGTGTCGCCCGACAGCAGGGTGGGGACTGAGCCGACGTGGTCGAGGTGGCCGTGGCTGACGACGACCGCGTCGGGGTCGACGTCGTCGATCGGAAACGACGGCGGGTTCCCCGAGTCCATGCCGAAATCCAGCAGCAGCGAGTCGTCGATCAGCACCGCGCTCCGACCGATCTCGCGGGCCCCACCCAGGAACTGAACGTCCATGGCGGCTCGTTCTCGCTCGAGCGGTTTGCCTCCGTTGGTTCACCGCCTCCGCGCGGTTCCGACTGCACCCGTCAGCCTCTGACGAACAGTGTACTGTCCGACCGACGGCCCGACACGCCCGAGCGGCGGCCGGGAAGAGACTGCCGCACGCTTAGGTGGATCTATGCTAACGGGACACTCATGACGGCTGATCAAGACGCAACGGGCGACCGCAGCGAGGAATTCGACCGCGACGTCGAGACGGCGATCGTCACGGGGGCGATCGGCGGCGTCGGCTCGTGGATCGTCGATCGACTCGCGGACCAGGGCGTCGAGGTCGTCGGGATCGACCTCGAGCGACCCGAGGGGACGCGAGCGAACGCGACGTTCCGCGCCGTCGACCTGCGCGAACAGGCGCCGACCTGGGAGTCGATCCACGAGATCGACCCGGACGCGATCGTCCACTGTGCCGGCATCGCCGACCCGTTCGAGAACCCGTCGACGCGGATCTTCGAGAACAACACGATGAGTACGTACAACGTGCTGGTCGCTGCCGGCCGCCTCGGCGTCGACGTCGTCTGGACCTCCTCGCAGGCGAGCTACGGTGCCCTCTTCGGCGAGGAGTGGATCCCGGACGCCCTGCCGATCGACGAGGACCACGAGCGGCGGCCGGCCGACGCCTACGGCCTCTCGAAACGGTGCGGTGAGGAGATCGCGAAATCCGTCGCCCGCCGGGACGGCGCGTCGGTGACGACGATCCAGCCCGCCACGATCTTCGCCCCGGACAGCCACCGGACCCGACCGCCCCAGGAGACCGACGAGCTCTCGGCCGACGACGTCGGCGGCAACTTCGGCTCGTACGTCGATGTGCGGGACGTGAGT
This DNA window, taken from Natronococcus sp. CG52, encodes the following:
- a CDS encoding MBL fold metallo-hydrolase, giving the protein MDVQFLGGAREIGRSAVLIDDSLLLDFGMDSGNPPSFPIDDVDPDAVVVSHGHLDHVGSVPTLLSGDTRPTIHWTPPTYDLTMVLARDTIELHGGTYDCPFTEAEVARVTQVSETHGYREPFRAAGYEITFFDAGHVPGSAHVLVSDGETRLLYTGDFHAENQQLLSGTTARPDADAVICESTYSDTTRPPRAEIEASFVDSLETTLWEGGTVVVPAFAIGRTQEVLCICEEHDLECYVDGMGKRVTDLFLRDRNREFLRDPDLLRRAKGNARFVDGRDGQRERIAEQNTVIVTTSGMLHGGPAMTYVPAIRTHPTNKIAMTGYQVEGTPGHELYESGSAVIDGRAMRVSAQVEQYDFSAHADREGVRAFLESYADASILVNHGDRCEAFAAELRADGFDASAPPLGDRRTV
- a CDS encoding NAD-dependent epimerase/dehydratase family protein, translating into MTADQDATGDRSEEFDRDVETAIVTGAIGGVGSWIVDRLADQGVEVVGIDLERPEGTRANATFRAVDLREQAPTWESIHEIDPDAIVHCAGIADPFENPSTRIFENNTMSTYNVLVAAGRLGVDVVWTSSQASYGALFGEEWIPDALPIDEDHERRPADAYGLSKRCGEEIAKSVARRDGASVTTIQPATIFAPDSHRTRPPQETDELSADDVGGNFGSYVDVRDVSRLVEAALATGVEGHETVLCVADENYLGRPTTELVETVCGEVPERCDLEGRQAALSNAKAERLFDWTPAYEWHDIEEEAAAPDWT